In Acidobacteriota bacterium, the genomic window ATACCCCACCCCGGAAACGGGCCGGTCCTGGGCCGCCGTGCCGTCCCCCACCAGATCGCCGATGAAGAGGTCGGGCCGACGGTCGCCGTTGTAGTCGAGGCCACCGAGGACCTCCTCACCGAAGGAGACGTTCTGGACGCCACCGCTCAGGGTGGTGAGCGACCGCGGAGGTGAGCTGAGATCGATCGTGAAGCCCGCCGGCCAGGAACCGCCGTAGGGAAAGGAATCGTCCCAGAGAATCCACAGCCGACCGCCCGGCGGACCGCCGACGGCGTCGCCGCTGAAGTTGCCGTCGCCGCTCAGCACCGCGCCGGCGCGGTTGAGAGCGGCGGCGATGAAGATCTCGGCGCGACCGTTGCGATCGAGATCACCGAGCTGCAGGGTCGATCCGAAATGGAAATCGTCGGCACCGGCCGGCGGCGTGATGCGGGCCAGATTGCCGGCCAAGGAAGTGCTGCCGAAGTCCGCCAGGTCGATGGTTCCGGACTGCGCCAGATGATCGCCACCGCGCACCACGTAAACGGCACCGCGGAAGGTCTCGCCGGGAATCGACTCCTGGTCCGCCGCCACCACCAACTCATCGATGCCGTCGCCGTCGACGTCGCCGGTGCGCACCCAGATGCCGAGGCGATCGTTGGCGGCGGCGCCGACGAAGGTCAACACCTCGACGCCGGCCGGCGGCGAGCGCAGGTCGAGGACGCCACCCCCGGCCGCAAGGTTGCGAACTTCGGGGCTACCCACGATCACGGTCAGCGCGCCGGCCCCGAGACGGTCGCCAGGATTGAAGTTCTGACGGCAGATCAGCAGCTCGCCGAGGCCGTCGCCGGTGATGTCCCCCATCCAGATCTCGCTGCCGGTGGCCTCGAAGAAGCCGTCACCGAGAATCCGCAGCACCCGGGGCTGCGGTACCGCGAGATCGATGTCGCCGCGGGTGGTGCCATCACCGAAGACCAGCTGAACCTCGCCGGCGAACACTCGGTCGGGACCGTTGGTGGTGGTCATGTGACCGACGGCATAGTCCGTATGACCGTCGCCATCGATATCGAAGCCACCGGCGACGGGCGTTCCGAGCTGACCGAAGGTGGTCGGTCCGGCAGCACCGGAAACGCGGATCAGGGGATCGACGCCGGCCACCAGATCGGCGACGTCGAGGGTGAGATTGGGTCCAGAGTGATTGTGTGACCCCCAAGCCAGGGGTGCGACCGCCAGGGAAGCCATCAGGCTCAATGCTGTGGGGTACTTCAATCTCAAGGTCATTCTCCTTTGGAGTCCAGCCATTGCGAGAATTTGGAACGACACTTTTCGAGAGACCGAAGACGTGACCAGCCCTTCCATCGAAAGGCGCGGTCGAACCGCGCTCAAGATCAGCCGCCTCGCGGGCGAGCCGTGAATATCAGTACTACGACATCTGTACGCGCTGCACCAAGGGGGGTTTCAGAGACTCCCCAACTGAGTTGCCTCTTATAGTTTTTTATAGTAAAATATCTATAATATGACTCGTATTCCCCCTTCTCCGATCTCCCGACCGGCACCTCCCCTGCCGTCGTCCGGAGACCCCCTATCGGCGGGAAAGCCCGCGTCGCTGGACGATTTCGAGACCGCCCCCGGACGCACTCAGCAGCCGGTCTCGATCGCCGAGCTGGTGCAGCGGCAACCAAGCCCTCCGCCGCCGGGCCTGGCCACCGGCCGCGGGCTCTCGGTGTTGGGCCAGCTCACCTACCGCATCGTTCAGAGCTTCCAGGAACCGCCCGCCGATCTCGCCGCCTTCGACACCGTGAGCGCCGACCGCGAGGGCGCGGGCTTCTCCCTTGGCCTGCTGCGCTGGAGCCTTGGCAGCGGCGACCTCCAGCCCCTCCTGCGCCGCTTCCTTTCCGGCTTCCGCGACCTGGCGCGAGAGGCCCTGGGAAGCGAGGAGCGCCTGCAGCTCCTCGAGCGCATTGTCGACACCGAGCCCGAGGTCGGTCTCGACCTGACCCGCCGTCACCTCGTCGAGGGCGACTCCTTCCGCGATGGCTGGGGCGAGTCCCTGACCCGCCTCGCCGGCGACGCCGCCTTCCGCCGCCTGCAGTGGCGACGCGCTGCCGCCCACATCCTGCAGCGCCAGACCTTCCGCGAGCTGCAGCTCCTCAGCGTCGAGGAGATGCAGGAGCTGATCGATCGCCTGAGCCGAACCGAGATCGCCGCCGTCTCCGACGACGAGCGCTCCGAGGCACCCGACCCGACGCGCCGGTTCGAGCCTTTCGCCGGTCTCGAAGGCGACCCCGACGACCAGGCGGCCCGGCGACGCGACGAAATCGCGCGCGAAACCCAGCGACGACACTTCGAAAACGGTCGCCGATCCATTCCTCACCCGCCCTGACCGACTTGGCCGAAAAACAAGGAGGTTCAAGCAATGGCAACTCCCCTCAGCGGCACCAACGCCGAAGGACTCGATCCCCAGTCCCTGCAACGCCTCGTCGGTACCGGAGAAGGTGTCACCTCCGACACCGACGCCGCGGCCGGCCTCACCAGCGGCGGTACCGATCTGGTGCTGGCCGGTGCCGACACCTTCACTCAGGCGCCCGGAGATTCGCTCTTCATCCTCGCCCAGGGTCGGCAGCCGGCCGGCGGCGTCGACGATGTCGCCAACTTCCGCGGCGAGCTGAGGCCCGGCGACCAAGGGCCGGGAGTCCTCGAGCTCCACGGTGAGCTGCAGGATTTCGGTTTCCGGGTCAGCAATGTCGGCCCGGACCAGTATGGGCCCAGCGTCACCCAGGCGGTGCGCGGCCTGCAGACCGCCTACGGCCTGCCCGTCGATGGGCAGTTCAAGCCCCTCGACGCCCAAACCCTACAGCAGGCAACGGACCCCTTCCGCGGCGTGATTCCGGAGGGTCAGACCAACGGTGCCGCCTTCGGCTACCCGCAGGTTCGGGTCCCCGTTTCCGGCTACTGGGAACCCGGTCAGCGGCTCGAGATCAGCGGGGCTTTCATGGAGCCCTCGGGTCACGGTGGAAAATCGGAGAAGTTCGCAATCTTCAGCGACGCTCCCAACACCGTCGAGCGTCGACCGCCGTCGAACATGAACCTCGGCATCGACTACATCGCCCGCCACTCGGACAACACCATCAACTACGACGTCCATAGCTGGTTCAACGGCACCGTACGGCAGATCCAAACGGATCCCGTCTTTGGCGGTAGCGGAGCCGAGGGCTACGGTCGGCGAGTGGTGGTGGAAACGGACTTCACCTACCCGGTGACGGGAAAGGACGGCGTCACCCGGGACTATCCCGTGATGGTCCACTACGGCCATCTGGCGAGCTTCGAGAGCGGCCTGCAGGTGGGCCAGCGAGTGCAGTCCGGGGACGTGCTGGCGCAAATGGGCGGCGCCGGCAGTCGCGGCGATGGCCAGTACGGCGCCCACGTCGACCTGCGCACCTGGGTGGTCACGGAAGACTACGGTCGGGTCGACATCTCACCCAATCTGCTCACCGGACGCGCCGCTTGGGAGAGCAAGGCCAACGATCCGGCCGGCTACCAGCTCGCCGTCGAGGAATACGCCGAGCAGGCCTCGCCGCCACACATCGGTCCCGATGGTGCTTGGGCCGAAGGACAGCTCGATCAGGTGATCAGCCCGAACGTCCCGTAGGGAGCTTCCCGGCCTCCGGACACCCGGAGGCCGGGGGAGAACACTCATGATCAAGCGACCGATTCTCCTGCTGGCCTTCATCCTGATGGTCTCTTGGCCAGCCGCACCACCCTCCGATGGCGCACCTTTCATCGAGCTCCGGAACCTCGACCCGACGGACAGCACCGCCGCCCTCGGAGTCGGCCACTTGCGGCTCGCCGACCTGTCGTTTCTGAAACGAGGGGACTGGAGTCGGCACCCGGACAGCGGCGCCGGCTGGATCCAACGTCTCGACCTGCCCCTCTACAATGCGCCCGGCGGCCTGCCCTGGCGATCACTATCGCGCGGCCGCCTGCAGCCGGCGACGGCGAGCGACGAGGCGATAGCGATGGCCACCGTCACGACCGCCTACGGCTATGCCTCGATCCCGGTGCTCGAAATGCGAGCCGACGGCTGGTTCCGGTTCGGCCCGATGCAGCCGGCACCGCTCGCCGATGGCACCGCCTGGGCCCGCCGGCAGGATCTCGACCAACACTTCGTCCTCGAGCCCTATGGCGACCTGCTGCTGCAGCACCCGGATCCGCTCTACTTCCGCTCCGCCAGGGCCGGCTCCCTCCATCCCTCTCCCGGCGGTCCGGTGGTCGATCGCGTTCGCGGCAGCCACGATATCCATCCCCTCGAGCTGCGCGGCCCCTGGATGAAGGTTCGGGTCATCCGGCCGGCCATCGCCTGCGATCCGGATCCGCCACAGCAGGAGCCACGCACGGCGGTCGGCTGGATTCGCTGGCGCGACGCGACCGGCAATCCCACCGTCTGGTTTCCCGCCAAAGGCTGCTAGCAGGCTGCTGAAAAAGTCCGCTTCGCGACTTT contains:
- a CDS encoding peptidoglycan-binding protein, translated to MATPLSGTNAEGLDPQSLQRLVGTGEGVTSDTDAAAGLTSGGTDLVLAGADTFTQAPGDSLFILAQGRQPAGGVDDVANFRGELRPGDQGPGVLELHGELQDFGFRVSNVGPDQYGPSVTQAVRGLQTAYGLPVDGQFKPLDAQTLQQATDPFRGVIPEGQTNGAAFGYPQVRVPVSGYWEPGQRLEISGAFMEPSGHGGKSEKFAIFSDAPNTVERRPPSNMNLGIDYIARHSDNTINYDVHSWFNGTVRQIQTDPVFGGSGAEGYGRRVVVETDFTYPVTGKDGVTRDYPVMVHYGHLASFESGLQVGQRVQSGDVLAQMGGAGSRGDGQYGAHVDLRTWVVTEDYGRVDISPNLLTGRAAWESKANDPAGYQLAVEEYAEQASPPHIGPDGAWAEGQLDQVISPNVP